The Chryseobacterium wanjuense genome includes a window with the following:
- a CDS encoding CusA/CzcA family heavy metal efflux RND transporter, whose product MLTKIIEFSVKNKLIIALLVFGLIGVGAYQVTKLPIDAVPDITNNQVQVITTAPSFGATDIERLVTFPIEQANSNISGLKEIRSFSRFGLSLVTIVFDDDIDIYWARQQVAERLQQVQNQIPPDIGTPTLGPISTGLGEIYQYVVRPKKGYESKYDITELRTLQDWIVRRQLLGVKGVAEVSSFGGKLKQYEISVNPDKLNAYGVTITDVFDALKTNNQNTGGSYIEKGPTVLYIRSEGLVGNLDDIKNISIVTKNNDVPLFIRDIADVRYGYATRFGAMTYNDNGEVSGAVVMMLKGENSSEVIKNVKAKILQIQKTLPEGVVIEPFLDRTKMVNNAIGTVEKNLMEGALIVVFVLVLFLGNFRAGLLVASVIPLAMLFAICMMNLFGVSGNLMSLGALDFGLIIDGAVIIVESVMHQFTHNSKFRKALSVSKQEMDTIVIDSAGKMMNSAVFGQIIILIVYLPILTLQGIEGKMFKPMAQTVAFALLGAFLLSLTYIPMMSSIILNKKISHKMNFSDRLMAKAEIIYRKALLKVLRIPKIIFSIVIVLFTFSVVVLSRMGGEFIPSLEEGDFAVDTRVLPGSNLKTTTESTQKAAHILKTRFPEVQKVVTKIGSGEVPTDPMPMDASDMMVILKDKSEWISAKTFPELSGKMGKALEDVPGVTFGFQYPVQMRFNELMTGARQDVVLKIFGENLETLVKNANQLGKIVNTVKGTQNLYIEPISGLPQVIIQYNRPVIAQYHLSIGDINRVINTAFAGQSTGLVFEGEKRFDMVVRLNSNDRKNLDDVRNLLVPTPSGNQIPLSQLANVEIKDGPNQIQRENGQRRIVVGFNIKNRDVQGIVEELQAKVDRQLKLPPGYYITYGGSFENLKNAKNRLMIAVPIALVLIFVLLFLAFNSVKESLLIYTAIPLSIIGGVFLLAARGMPFSISAGVGFIALFGVAVLNGIVLISEFNRLYKGGIKNIVRIVVDGGEARLRPVLMTAFVASLGFIPMALSNGAGAEVQRPLATVVIGGLLIATLLTLFVLPLLYVTIEKGFKMKKIRKNTVTPILIIFFVLTGSVMKSQTKVTLNEAVAIALKNNRGLKNEKLKSEYAKALIKTSSDIPQTGISADYGQINSAYRDIKFGVSQSIAFPTVYKRQKNLYTEEWKKSELTISLKEYQLKKGVTLTFYNILYWQEKEKILNESLDFYSQFLEKATLRLKSGESNILEKTTAANQKSAIEIQIKQVRQELRTLQLQLQWLLNSETEFIPDGEHIFALSNLQNDVSDNPSLKILEQQKNIAAQQTALEKSKLLPGLQLAYNLNSFRGMGADDRVYNASPQFHSVQVGVSVPLFSGSHKARIEASKIVESVNENDFQNAEFTLKKQYKKLSEIQQKNMEIVSQYEKYELKNADTILETAQKQFINGDINYLEFVMLANQAISIKNNYTDAVWNLNESIIELEYITLNQ is encoded by the coding sequence ATGCTTACAAAAATCATTGAGTTTTCTGTAAAGAATAAGCTCATTATAGCATTATTGGTATTCGGATTGATAGGCGTTGGAGCTTATCAGGTGACGAAATTACCGATAGATGCAGTCCCTGATATTACCAATAATCAGGTTCAGGTGATAACCACAGCGCCGTCATTCGGAGCTACCGATATCGAACGATTAGTTACTTTTCCCATAGAACAGGCCAACAGTAATATTTCGGGCTTGAAAGAGATTAGGAGTTTTTCAAGGTTTGGGCTTTCGCTGGTTACCATCGTTTTTGATGATGATATAGATATTTACTGGGCGAGACAACAGGTCGCAGAAAGACTGCAGCAGGTGCAGAATCAGATTCCTCCGGATATAGGAACCCCCACGCTGGGACCTATTTCAACAGGTTTGGGGGAAATTTATCAATATGTAGTCCGTCCTAAAAAAGGATATGAAAGTAAATATGATATTACAGAACTCAGAACGCTTCAGGATTGGATTGTCAGAAGACAATTGCTTGGGGTAAAAGGTGTTGCGGAAGTCAGCAGTTTTGGCGGAAAGCTAAAACAATATGAAATTTCAGTAAATCCTGATAAACTGAATGCGTACGGAGTTACCATTACGGATGTTTTCGATGCACTGAAAACCAACAATCAGAATACGGGTGGTTCTTATATTGAAAAAGGACCTACCGTTTTATACATACGAAGCGAAGGATTGGTCGGAAATCTGGATGATATTAAAAATATTTCAATCGTCACCAAAAACAATGATGTTCCTTTGTTTATAAGAGATATTGCAGATGTTCGCTATGGTTATGCGACAAGATTCGGTGCAATGACCTATAATGATAATGGCGAAGTTTCCGGTGCGGTTGTGATGATGCTCAAAGGTGAAAACAGCAGTGAGGTCATTAAAAATGTAAAAGCTAAGATTCTGCAAATCCAGAAAACCTTGCCGGAAGGTGTTGTAATTGAGCCATTCTTAGACAGAACCAAGATGGTAAACAACGCCATCGGAACTGTTGAGAAAAATCTGATGGAAGGTGCGTTGATTGTTGTCTTTGTGCTGGTTTTGTTTTTAGGAAATTTCCGTGCAGGGCTATTGGTAGCTTCAGTTATTCCTCTGGCGATGCTTTTTGCAATTTGTATGATGAATCTCTTCGGGGTAAGTGGGAATTTAATGAGTCTTGGCGCACTGGATTTCGGGCTGATTATAGACGGGGCTGTTATTATTGTAGAATCGGTCATGCATCAGTTTACCCATAATTCAAAATTCCGCAAAGCCCTTTCGGTTTCAAAACAGGAAATGGATACAATTGTCATAGATTCTGCAGGAAAAATGATGAACAGTGCAGTTTTCGGTCAGATTATTATCCTTATAGTGTATTTGCCTATTTTAACACTGCAGGGGATTGAAGGAAAGATGTTCAAACCGATGGCACAAACCGTTGCCTTTGCTTTACTGGGGGCATTTCTGCTTTCGCTTACCTATATTCCGATGATGAGTTCTATTATTTTAAACAAAAAAATAAGCCATAAAATGAATTTTTCAGACCGGTTAATGGCAAAAGCTGAAATAATTTATCGTAAGGCTTTGCTGAAAGTTTTAAGAATACCCAAAATCATTTTCAGTATCGTGATTGTTCTTTTTACTTTTTCTGTTGTGGTTTTAAGCAGAATGGGAGGTGAATTTATCCCGTCATTGGAAGAAGGAGATTTTGCTGTTGATACCAGAGTTCTCCCCGGAAGCAATCTCAAAACAACAACTGAAAGTACACAAAAAGCGGCACATATTCTGAAGACCCGTTTTCCGGAAGTTCAGAAAGTAGTTACCAAAATAGGAAGCGGAGAAGTTCCCACCGACCCGATGCCGATGGATGCTTCTGATATGATGGTAATTCTGAAAGATAAAAGCGAATGGATTTCTGCTAAAACCTTTCCGGAGCTTTCCGGGAAAATGGGCAAAGCCTTAGAAGATGTTCCGGGAGTTACATTTGGTTTTCAATATCCCGTTCAGATGCGTTTTAATGAATTGATGACAGGCGCAAGACAGGATGTTGTTTTGAAAATATTCGGAGAAAACCTGGAGACACTGGTGAAAAATGCCAATCAGCTTGGAAAAATAGTTAATACAGTAAAGGGAACTCAAAATCTGTATATCGAACCCATTTCAGGTCTTCCGCAGGTTATTATCCAGTACAACAGACCGGTTATAGCGCAGTATCATTTGTCTATCGGAGATATCAACAGGGTTATTAATACCGCTTTTGCAGGTCAAAGTACAGGCTTGGTTTTTGAGGGCGAAAAACGTTTTGATATGGTGGTAAGATTAAATAGTAATGACCGTAAAAACCTGGATGATGTCAGGAATTTACTGGTTCCTACGCCATCAGGTAATCAGATTCCGCTTTCGCAGCTTGCCAATGTTGAGATTAAAGATGGTCCGAACCAAATCCAACGGGAGAACGGACAACGAAGAATCGTGGTGGGATTTAATATCAAAAACCGTGATGTTCAGGGGATTGTAGAAGAACTTCAAGCTAAGGTAGACCGACAGCTCAAACTTCCTCCGGGATACTACATCACATACGGAGGTTCTTTTGAAAACCTTAAAAATGCAAAAAACAGGCTGATGATTGCGGTACCAATTGCTTTGGTTTTAATTTTTGTGCTGTTGTTTCTGGCTTTTAATTCGGTCAAGGAAAGCCTTTTGATTTATACTGCGATTCCACTTTCTATCATTGGAGGCGTATTCTTACTGGCAGCCAGGGGAATGCCATTCAGTATCAGTGCAGGTGTAGGATTTATCGCTCTTTTTGGAGTGGCTGTTCTCAACGGAATTGTCCTGATTTCAGAATTCAACAGATTGTATAAAGGTGGAATTAAAAATATTGTAAGAATTGTTGTAGACGGCGGAGAAGCAAGGTTAAGGCCTGTGTTGATGACTGCTTTTGTGGCTTCACTAGGCTTTATTCCGATGGCTCTAAGCAACGGAGCAGGAGCAGAAGTTCAAAGGCCATTGGCAACTGTAGTGATAGGTGGACTTTTGATTGCTACATTACTCACGCTTTTTGTGCTTCCGCTGCTGTATGTAACTATTGAAAAGGGATTTAAAATGAAAAAAATACGAAAAAATACAGTGACACCCATTCTTATCATCTTTTTTGTATTGACAGGAAGTGTTATGAAATCTCAAACCAAGGTCACTTTAAATGAAGCTGTTGCTATAGCTTTGAAAAATAATAGAGGTCTGAAAAATGAAAAATTAAAATCAGAATATGCAAAAGCACTTATTAAAACTTCTTCAGACATTCCTCAGACAGGAATTTCTGCAGACTACGGACAAATCAATAGTGCTTACCGGGATATAAAATTCGGAGTTTCACAGAGCATTGCATTTCCCACCGTTTACAAAAGACAGAAAAATCTGTACACCGAAGAATGGAAAAAAAGTGAGCTTACTATTTCATTAAAAGAATATCAGCTGAAAAAAGGCGTGACGCTTACATTCTACAATATTCTATATTGGCAGGAAAAGGAGAAAATCCTGAATGAATCTTTAGACTTTTATTCTCAATTTCTGGAAAAGGCAACTTTAAGATTAAAAAGCGGTGAGAGTAATATTTTGGAAAAAACGACTGCTGCCAACCAAAAATCAGCTATCGAAATCCAGATTAAACAGGTGCGGCAGGAACTTAGAACTTTGCAGCTGCAATTGCAATGGCTTCTCAATTCAGAAACGGAATTCATTCCTGATGGAGAACATATTTTCGCTCTTTCTAATCTACAAAATGATGTTTCCGATAATCCTTCGTTGAAAATATTAGAACAGCAAAAAAATATTGCAGCACAGCAAACGGCTTTGGAGAAATCCAAATTACTGCCGGGTTTACAGCTCGCCTACAACCTCAACAGCTTCCGTGGAATGGGGGCAGATGACAGGGTTTACAATGCTTCACCTCAGTTTCATTCTGTTCAGGTCGGCGTTTCGGTTCCTTTATTTTCGGGAAGCCATAAAGCAAGAATTGAAGCTTCAAAAATTGTAGAATCAGTGAACGAAAATGATTTTCAGAATGCCGAGTTTACCTTAAAAAAACAGTATAAAAAACTCTCAGAGATTCAGCAGAAAAACATGGAAATTGTTTCTCAGTACGAGAAATATGAACTGAAAAATGCCGATACCATTCTTGAAACTGCTCAAAAACAGTTCATCAACGGAGATATCAATTATCTGGAATTTGTAATGCTTGCCAATCAGGCAATCAGCATCAAAAATAATTATACAGATGCCGTTTGGAATCTTAATGAAAGTATCATTGAACTGGAATATATTACTTTAAATCAATAA
- a CDS encoding helix-turn-helix domain-containing protein — protein MKPIIKSKPNYKKIFCDIITLKHPDKLEYCREILAKDEILLFDVILLNKIIFGNGEKDTEFFNQQHKSYDEATINTILNYQKKHHLNNSEVSRHFKLSRNTIARWRKLFP, from the coding sequence ATGAAGCCCATAATAAAAAGCAAGCCCAATTATAAAAAGATATTCTGCGATATCATTACTCTTAAGCATCCTGATAAGCTGGAATACTGCAGAGAAATTCTGGCGAAGGATGAAATACTGCTTTTTGATGTGATCTTACTGAACAAAATTATTTTTGGTAACGGCGAAAAAGATACCGAATTCTTTAACCAGCAGCATAAATCGTATGATGAGGCAACTATCAATACGATTCTGAATTATCAGAAAAAGCATCATCTGAATAACTCCGAAGTTTCCAGGCATTTTAAGCTAAGCAGAAATACCATTGCCAGATGGAGAAAGCTGTTCCCATAA
- a CDS encoding AraC family transcriptional regulator, with protein MPIVKYGIIEKSFPWLVKAFILSVLLDIANIVLQLNLPVPMLYGMILLFSLSEYRIIKKVYILHFFPFLSFFIFWIFLKVLSVKDPTLEVWGLFEGVFTGVYIIYTIFYLYLAKLFICKKDSEERAIIFHVRNLMIFVSLISVGKLLKLFNFSIISFNLAALNGAVDVYTIVFVIAHIFVLRKKTNAVPAEQKVSKKSTAALSLSPELLEQYKATVEDFFSCSREYTKPNFSITFLAERTGIPKHHLSFLFNHYLKQNFNEYLAKFRIDYAVEMMSNDSYMNMTIESIAFECGYSSATTFNKWFKFFMHCLPNEFIKDLNHISKVESTTRL; from the coding sequence ATGCCCATAGTAAAATATGGAATAATTGAAAAATCCTTTCCTTGGCTTGTAAAAGCATTTATTTTGTCTGTTCTGTTGGATATAGCCAATATTGTTTTACAACTCAACCTGCCGGTTCCGATGCTGTATGGTATGATATTACTTTTTTCTCTTTCTGAATACAGGATAATAAAAAAAGTATATATTCTACATTTTTTCCCTTTTCTTTCCTTTTTTATTTTCTGGATTTTTTTGAAGGTTCTATCGGTAAAAGACCCTACTTTAGAGGTATGGGGACTGTTTGAAGGAGTTTTTACTGGTGTGTATATTATCTATACCATCTTCTATCTTTACCTTGCAAAGTTGTTTATCTGTAAAAAGGACAGTGAGGAACGGGCCATTATTTTCCATGTCAGAAACTTAATGATCTTTGTCTCACTCATATCGGTAGGAAAACTTTTAAAGCTGTTCAATTTTTCTATCATAAGCTTTAATCTGGCAGCGCTGAATGGTGCTGTTGATGTTTATACGATTGTTTTTGTCATTGCACATATTTTCGTTCTGAGGAAAAAAACCAACGCAGTTCCTGCCGAACAGAAAGTGTCAAAAAAAAGCACAGCTGCATTATCGCTGTCACCGGAACTCCTTGAACAGTATAAAGCAACTGTTGAAGACTTTTTTTCCTGCAGCAGAGAATATACAAAACCCAACTTTTCCATAACCTTTCTTGCAGAGCGTACAGGAATTCCCAAACATCATCTGAGTTTTTTGTTTAACCATTACCTGAAGCAGAATTTTAATGAATACCTGGCTAAATTCCGTATAGACTATGCTGTGGAAATGATGAGTAATGACTCTTATATGAACATGACCATCGAAAGTATCGCATTTGAATGTGGATACAGCTCTGCCACTACCTTTAATAAATGGTTCAAGTTTTTTATGCACTGTCTTCCCAATGAATTTATCAAAGATCTCAACCACATATCAAAAGTTGAGAGCACCACACGATTATGA
- a CDS encoding helix-turn-helix domain-containing protein, with amino-acid sequence MKLSFYLQIVIIIICIFFIIKSNRDSRPVQLDIILYFFYYALLHNIYTSIAYYIYYPTEKFFFIEIGAPFGTAYGLLLYYAALKTSDRANININLKIHIIPIIFWFLMFFAFFISGIYEDVPTRKRYNGFLYMYMVLSWLFYIVKLYIFLYKSTVNIKLKSILSTISYILGFTACVFISYLLSVKKYNNDFKRTLIYLAFLFCIIAAIRFYHYKKSILSGKERSKDQNPEENSGDISNEEEDLKYKELVRIMESEKIYLTPKLTVAEMSRITNISPPILAEILAQRNHTFVTFVNSYRINHAIELLSNTDLPIEDIAYRSGFNSRSAFYKQFIKNTTRHPSDYRPAS; translated from the coding sequence ATGAAACTATCTTTTTATCTGCAAATTGTAATTATTATCATCTGCATCTTTTTCATCATAAAAAGCAACAGGGATAGCAGGCCTGTGCAGCTTGATATTATTCTTTACTTTTTCTACTATGCCCTGCTTCACAATATTTATACTTCTATTGCCTACTATATCTACTATCCTACCGAGAAGTTTTTTTTTATAGAAATAGGGGCACCTTTCGGAACTGCCTATGGGCTGCTTCTGTATTATGCCGCTTTAAAAACCAGCGATAGGGCGAATATTAATATTAATCTGAAAATACACATTATTCCCATTATATTCTGGTTTTTGATGTTTTTTGCATTCTTTATCAGTGGGATCTATGAGGATGTCCCGACCAGGAAACGGTACAACGGATTCCTTTATATGTATATGGTGCTGTCGTGGCTGTTTTATATTGTAAAACTTTATATCTTCCTTTACAAATCTACTGTTAATATAAAACTGAAGTCGATCCTCTCTACCATCTCCTACATATTGGGTTTTACAGCATGTGTTTTTATATCCTACCTGCTTTCTGTTAAAAAGTACAATAATGATTTTAAACGGACTCTGATATATCTTGCCTTTCTTTTCTGCATTATTGCTGCAATAAGGTTTTATCATTACAAAAAAAGCATACTTTCTGGTAAAGAACGGTCAAAAGATCAGAATCCGGAAGAAAACAGCGGCGATATATCCAATGAAGAAGAAGACCTGAAATACAAAGAACTGGTAAGAATTATGGAATCTGAAAAAATATACCTTACTCCTAAGCTCACTGTTGCTGAAATGTCCAGAATTACCAACATCAGTCCTCCTATTTTAGCCGAAATATTAGCTCAAAGGAACCATACTTTTGTGACTTTTGTGAACTCGTACAGGATAAATCATGCTATCGAACTTCTTTCCAATACGGATCTTCCTATTGAAGATATTGCCTACAGAAGCGGATTCAACTCCAGAAGCGCTTTTTATAAGCAGTTCATAAAAAATACCACCCGGCACCCAAGCGATTACCGGCCTGCATCATAA
- a CDS encoding efflux RND transporter periplasmic adaptor subunit, producing MMSRLIQNKYLILLMLVLFFSVQCHKKEEAVIKPTTSKDESIVILTDAQLKNTPIETMSLSVKNISTVLKINGKIDVPPQNLVSVSVPLGGYLKNTNLLPGMRVNKGQVIAVIENPQFIQLQQDYLMAKSKLHFAELDYGRQKKLNQSQASSDKVMQQAQSEMNSQRIMMNTLAEQLQLVNINPGNLTAENIRKSVPVYSTINGFVSKVNVNIGKFVNPSDVLFELINPNDIHLNLKVYEKDLEMLKIGQRFTAYTNTQPEKKYNGKIILISKDINADGTADVHCHFEQYDQNLIPGIYMNAEIDTETSFSNALPEESIVSFEGNNYVFVQQKKQTYKLAPVTLGEAENGFVQIKNFEDFKNKKIVAKNAYTLLMKLKNTASEEE from the coding sequence ATTATGTCAAGATTAATTCAAAATAAATATTTGATTTTATTAATGCTTGTCCTCTTTTTTTCGGTTCAATGCCATAAAAAAGAAGAAGCTGTTATAAAGCCAACAACTTCTAAAGATGAAAGTATCGTTATACTTACCGATGCCCAGCTTAAAAACACGCCTATAGAAACAATGTCACTTTCTGTGAAAAATATTTCTACGGTACTTAAAATCAATGGGAAAATAGATGTTCCGCCTCAGAATTTGGTTTCCGTAAGCGTTCCTCTGGGTGGTTATCTGAAAAATACCAATCTGCTTCCGGGAATGCGGGTGAATAAGGGACAGGTGATTGCTGTTATCGAAAATCCTCAATTTATACAGCTTCAGCAGGATTATCTGATGGCAAAATCAAAACTTCATTTTGCAGAACTGGATTATGGCAGACAGAAAAAGCTCAACCAGAGCCAGGCAAGCAGTGATAAAGTAATGCAGCAGGCTCAGTCTGAAATGAACAGCCAAAGGATCATGATGAATACTTTGGCAGAACAGCTTCAGCTTGTCAATATCAATCCGGGAAATTTAACCGCTGAGAATATTAGAAAAAGTGTTCCGGTCTACAGTACAATCAATGGTTTTGTGAGCAAAGTGAATGTGAATATAGGAAAGTTTGTAAATCCGTCTGATGTTTTATTTGAACTCATCAATCCTAATGACATTCATCTGAATCTTAAAGTATATGAAAAAGACCTTGAAATGCTGAAAATAGGACAAAGATTTACCGCCTATACCAATACGCAGCCGGAGAAAAAATATAATGGAAAAATTATTCTCATCAGCAAAGATATCAATGCAGACGGAACGGCAGATGTGCATTGCCATTTTGAGCAGTATGACCAGAACCTGATTCCCGGAATATATATGAACGCTGAGATCGATACTGAAACATCCTTTTCCAATGCACTTCCAGAGGAAAGTATTGTCAGTTTTGAAGGGAACAATTATGTTTTTGTTCAACAAAAAAAACAAACCTATAAACTGGCTCCTGTAACGTTGGGAGAAGCTGAAAACGGTTTTGTTCAGATCAAAAATTTTGAAGATTTCAAGAATAAAAAAATCGTCGCCAAAAATGCGTACACGCTTTTGATGAAGCTTAAAAATACGGCAAGCGAAGAGGAGTAA